The Thermoplasmata archaeon nucleotide sequence TGGCGCATTTCGTCGGAAAGAATCCGAAACAGCCCGATATCGATGCCGCTCACGAGGCTCTGAAGAAGTCCGAGGAATTGATCGGTTCAGGGAAATACGATGTCGCAGTCCTCGATGAAGCCATGAACGCGGTCCGTCTGGGGCTGATCACTTCTCAGGAACTCATCGAATCTCTCAAGAAGAGGCCTAAACACGTGGAGGTCATTCTGACCGGCAGGGGGCTCACTCCTGAACTAGAGGAGTATGCGGATCTCATCACGGAGATGAAGCTGATCAAGCACCCTATGGATAAGGGGATCGATGCGAGGAAGGGAATCGAATTCTGAGCAAATTCACAGCCTAAGGTACTTCCCGATGATGCTGCGGGGGTTCTCGGAGATCTCATCAGGGGTGCCTGTGGCTACTACCGTACCCCCTTCCTCTCCTCCGCCGGGGCCCAGATCTATGATGTAATCGGCACTGCCGATGACGTCCAGATCATGTTCTATCACGATGACGGTGGCCCCGTTTTCAATCAGATTATCGAAGATGCCCATCAGCACCTGGACATCCAAAGGATGCAGGCCGATCGTAGGCTCGTCGAATACGAAGACCGTGTCTTCCTGACCGCGTGACATCTCGCTGGCCAGTTTAAGGCGCTGCGCCTCCCCACCGGAAAGACCGGGTGTAGCCTCTCCTAGCGTCAGGTAGCCCAACCCGACGTCATGCAATAATTTCAGTCTGCCTTTGACAACTTTAAGGTCATCGCAGGCGACGAGAGCCTCGTCGACACTCATCTCCATCAGTTCGGGAAGGGATTGCAGCGTTCCATCCTTTCTCATTCTTGTTATCCTAGAAGCATCCGGGCCGTAGCGCGAACCGTTACAATCTGAGCAGGGTATCTCCACATCTGGAAGGAACTGGACATCCAGACTTATCGATCCTGTCCCGTCGCATGTCATGCATCTCAGCGTTCCTGTATTGTACGAGAGGTCGCCCGCTTTGATGCCCATCTCTTTCGCTCTATCCGTCTTCGCGAACACCTTACGGAGTTCGTCATGGACGTTGGCGTAAGTGGCGACTGTGGAACGGACATTGATCCCTATGGGCGTAGCATCGATGAGCTTCACTTGTCCGATGCCGGGTGCGGATACCGATCTGACGTGTTCAGGAAGTGCCGTACCGCGGATATGCGCCTCCAAAGCTGGTATTAGGCTGTCCAGGACCATCGTGGTCTTCCCGCTTCCGGAGACTCCAGTGACAACTGT carries:
- the cobO gene encoding cob(I)yrinic acid a,c-diamide adenosyltransferase, with product MRNELGLVQIYTGNGKGKTTAALGLSLRASGRGLNVLFLQFLKPDAGYGEQMACADLERITVISMGLAHFVGKNPKQPDIDAAHEALKKSEELIGSGKYDVAVLDEAMNAVRLGLITSQELIESLKKRPKHVEVILTGRGLTPELEEYADLITEMKLIKHPMDKGIDARKGIEF